A genome region from Chthonomonas sp. includes the following:
- the acpP gene encoding acyl carrier protein: MDRNEILQKVIDITVKELVVKAEEVTEASSFTEDLGADSLDVVELVMALEDEFGKDIPDEDVQNLKTVKDVVDYLAG, translated from the coding sequence ATGGATCGAAACGAAATTTTGCAAAAAGTGATCGACATTACCGTGAAGGAACTCGTGGTAAAGGCAGAAGAAGTGACCGAAGCGAGTAGCTTCACCGAAGATTTGGGCGCCGACTCGCTGGACGTAGTTGAGCTGGTCATGGCCCTGGAAGATGAGTTTGGCAAGGACATTCCGGACGAAGACGTGCAGAACCTGAAGACGGTGAAGGACGTCGTCGACTACCTGGCAGGCTAA
- the fabF gene encoding beta-ketoacyl-ACP synthase II produces the protein MEPRASGRVVVTGIGAVTPLGTGIEQAWPKILAGENAVDNITIMDTSDYSTRFAAEVRDFNPEDWVDRKEAKRLDRFIMYGVAASRMALDDSGFPLNDDNRDWVGALVGSGIGGHNVLAENAHRLIEGGPSRVSPFFVPYIIPDMASGMTSITLGLRGPSTCVVTACATGTDSIGDAYHMIKRGDAIAMLAGGTEAAINELGLSGFCAARAMSTRNDDPKHASRPFDADRDGFVMGEGAGVLMLEDYDHAVARGAKIYGEVVGYGFTSDAHHITAPHPEGEGAVRAMRNALNRAGITTEQVGYINAHGTSTQLNDKGETAAVKKLFGETAYKIPMSSTKSMIGHTLGATGALEAIFCLLAMRDGILPPTINYETPDPECDLDYITEGARKADVQYSLSNSFGFGGHNACLVLKRDA, from the coding sequence ATGGAACCTCGGGCGTCAGGTCGAGTTGTAGTCACGGGTATTGGAGCGGTCACGCCGCTCGGTACAGGTATCGAACAAGCCTGGCCAAAAATTTTGGCCGGTGAAAATGCGGTGGATAACATCACCATCATGGATACCAGCGACTACTCCACGCGCTTTGCGGCCGAGGTTCGCGATTTCAACCCCGAAGATTGGGTGGACCGCAAGGAGGCCAAGCGCCTCGACCGGTTTATCATGTACGGCGTCGCGGCCTCGCGAATGGCGCTGGACGACTCGGGATTTCCCCTCAACGACGACAACCGCGACTGGGTTGGTGCGCTCGTGGGCAGCGGAATTGGCGGCCACAATGTGCTCGCCGAGAACGCTCACCGACTTATCGAAGGTGGCCCCTCGCGGGTCTCGCCGTTCTTTGTGCCCTACATCATTCCCGACATGGCGAGCGGGATGACCTCGATTACCCTCGGTTTGCGCGGCCCCTCCACTTGCGTGGTCACGGCCTGCGCCACGGGCACCGACTCAATCGGCGACGCTTATCACATGATTAAGCGCGGCGACGCTATTGCGATGCTTGCGGGCGGAACCGAAGCTGCGATCAACGAATTGGGCCTCAGCGGATTCTGCGCGGCGCGCGCCATGAGCACGCGCAACGACGACCCCAAGCATGCCTCCCGACCCTTTGACGCGGATCGTGACGGATTTGTGATGGGCGAAGGGGCGGGCGTGCTGATGCTCGAAGATTACGACCACGCGGTGGCGCGCGGGGCGAAGATTTACGGCGAAGTGGTGGGCTACGGATTCACCAGCGACGCCCACCACATTACGGCTCCCCACCCCGAAGGCGAGGGCGCGGTCCGTGCCATGCGCAACGCGCTGAATCGGGCTGGAATTACCACCGAGCAAGTCGGCTACATCAACGCGCACGGCACCTCGACTCAGTTGAACGACAAGGGCGAGACGGCGGCGGTGAAAAAGCTCTTTGGCGAGACCGCCTACAAGATTCCGATGTCGAGCACCAAGTCCATGATCGGGCATACGCTTGGCGCGACCGGCGCCCTGGAAGCGATTTTCTGCTTGCTGGCCATGCGCGACGGCATCTTGCCGCCCACGATCAATTACGAAACTCCGGACCCGGAATGCGACCTCGATTACATCACCGAAGGCGCGCGGAAGGCGGACGTTCAGTACTCGTTGAGTAACTCGTTTGGGTTTGGCGGGCACAATGCGTGCCTCGTGCTGAAGCGCGACGCCTAA
- a CDS encoding glycosyltransferase, translated as MKVLLFASVAEGHQLILHARTILHECHRRGWTTHLVVPEAVTQHKTWPVLQAEFGDKLTFSLMPNPHPEVKKWPFLNEFRRILVPDFAHRKAYLTGLAESRKVFTPDAIYMVNFESLERSVAILGFDAGGTPLTGMLMGRSFHYAPMGIPVPMGKFESIFSPKFFRRFLRRKELTKLAIIDPLLEEYIQKEKLPGGEKVTFVPDIGKLMVVPREQSLHAELGIASDEFVLLSFGWLHPRKGIAEILAAMDHAEWPEKARVLMVGSARPEAKVLLESDSAKRHMASGRLIVKEGFADDLIEGRAFATADAIWLGYKGHWTMSGVLVQACIAGKPVVAMNQGLIGWYTRRYNIGVEVDIDSPASIGEGIRKLMDSPELVRSCAESASAIAQLHEPGSFERNICNLIETAVSKNTRA; from the coding sequence ATGAAGGTTTTACTGTTTGCGAGCGTGGCCGAGGGGCACCAACTGATTTTGCACGCCCGCACCATCCTGCACGAGTGCCATCGCCGGGGCTGGACCACGCATTTGGTCGTGCCCGAGGCCGTGACGCAGCACAAAACTTGGCCGGTTTTGCAGGCCGAATTCGGCGACAAGCTCACGTTCTCGCTCATGCCAAACCCGCATCCCGAGGTGAAAAAATGGCCCTTCCTCAATGAGTTTCGCCGAATCCTCGTGCCCGATTTCGCGCATCGCAAGGCCTACTTGACCGGGCTGGCCGAGTCTCGGAAAGTGTTCACGCCCGACGCCATCTACATGGTCAACTTCGAGAGTCTGGAGCGGAGCGTGGCGATCCTCGGGTTCGACGCGGGCGGCACGCCGCTCACCGGCATGCTCATGGGGCGCAGCTTCCACTACGCGCCGATGGGCATTCCCGTGCCGATGGGCAAGTTTGAGAGCATCTTCAGCCCGAAGTTTTTCCGCCGCTTCCTGCGCCGCAAGGAACTCACAAAACTGGCGATCATCGACCCGCTTCTGGAGGAGTACATCCAAAAAGAAAAGCTTCCCGGCGGCGAAAAGGTGACCTTCGTGCCCGACATCGGCAAGCTGATGGTGGTGCCCCGCGAGCAATCGCTCCACGCGGAACTCGGCATCGCGAGCGACGAGTTTGTGCTCCTCAGCTTTGGGTGGCTCCACCCGCGCAAGGGGATCGCGGAGATTCTGGCCGCGATGGATCACGCAGAGTGGCCCGAAAAAGCGCGCGTGCTCATGGTCGGTTCCGCGCGCCCCGAAGCCAAGGTGCTCCTCGAATCCGATTCAGCCAAGCGCCACATGGCGAGCGGTCGGCTCATCGTGAAAGAAGGCTTCGCCGATGACCTCATAGAAGGACGCGCCTTTGCCACCGCCGACGCGATTTGGCTGGGGTACAAGGGCCACTGGACCATGAGTGGCGTGCTCGTGCAGGCCTGCATCGCGGGCAAGCCGGTTGTCGCCATGAACCAAGGGCTCATTGGCTGGTACACGCGCCGCTACAACATCGGCGTCGAGGTGGATATTGATTCGCCGGCGTCCATTGGCGAAGGAATTCGCAAACTGATGGACAGCCCCGAGCTTGTCCGTTCTTGCGCCGAGAGCGCAAGCGCCATCGCGCAACTGCACGAGCCAGGTTCCTTTGAGCGCAATATTTGCAATCTCATCGAAACTGCGGTTAGCAAAAATACGAGGGCTTAA
- the galT gene encoding galactose-1-phosphate uridylyltransferase: protein MPTGSHRRLNLLTGEWVVVSPHRSDRPWLGAAEPFAPPASADGCTLCPGATRASGEVNSLYEGPWWFANDFPALALSQVSEPQGLFRAEPADGTCRVLLYGPDHHRPLSQFSQADIEAVIQLWQAHENELFRDHTYVQIFENRGEAMGASNPHPHGQVWATKFLPSLVQREMEHQASHPGELLMEVAAAEIASGERVVALNDDWLVVVPFWAAWPFETLLLPRRSMRRLAEAEPGPLAEILGQLLWAYDRLFECPFPYSMGWHPAPAEASKWQLHAHFYPPLLRSASVRKFMVGFELLAEPQRDLTPEQAAARLRECVR from the coding sequence ATGCCGACCGGGAGCCATCGACGTTTGAACCTGCTGACTGGCGAATGGGTCGTGGTTTCGCCACACCGCAGCGACCGGCCGTGGCTGGGCGCGGCCGAGCCTTTTGCACCCCCGGCCAGCGCGGATGGATGCACGCTGTGCCCGGGCGCGACGCGCGCCTCCGGCGAGGTGAACTCGCTGTACGAAGGACCGTGGTGGTTCGCCAACGACTTCCCCGCCCTCGCCTTGTCGCAGGTTAGTGAGCCGCAGGGCTTGTTCCGAGCCGAGCCCGCCGATGGCACGTGCCGAGTGTTGCTCTACGGACCGGACCATCACCGCCCGCTCAGCCAGTTTTCTCAGGCCGATATCGAGGCCGTCATCCAGCTATGGCAGGCGCACGAGAACGAGCTGTTTCGCGACCACACCTACGTTCAAATTTTCGAGAATCGTGGCGAGGCGATGGGAGCCTCAAACCCGCACCCGCACGGCCAGGTGTGGGCGACCAAATTTCTGCCGAGCCTCGTGCAGCGGGAAATGGAGCATCAAGCGAGCCACCCCGGCGAGCTCCTCATGGAGGTGGCCGCCGCCGAAATCGCGAGCGGCGAGCGAGTCGTGGCGCTCAACGACGACTGGCTGGTGGTGGTACCGTTTTGGGCGGCTTGGCCGTTCGAAACCCTGCTCTTGCCACGCCGGAGCATGCGCCGTTTAGCCGAAGCCGAGCCGGGACCGCTCGCCGAGATTCTCGGCCAGTTGTTGTGGGCGTACGATCGCCTGTTCGAGTGCCCTTTTCCGTATAGCATGGGTTGGCATCCAGCGCCCGCCGAGGCCAGCAAGTGGCAACTTCACGCGCACTTTTATCCGCCGCTTCTGCGCTCGGCGAGCGTCCGCAAGTTCATGGTCGGGTTCGAGTTGCTCGCCGAACCTCAGCGCGACCTTACGCCCGAGCAAGCCGCTGCTCGGCTCCGGGAGTGTGTTCGATGA